In Microbulbifer sp. GL-2, the following are encoded in one genomic region:
- a CDS encoding non-ribosomal peptide synthetase, with protein MKNQTSELSLEEKRERLKRALIKRTASSARTKLPPIEPRTNRLMSQLSFAQRRLWLIDQIDGPSSKYNIAAVFHLDGDLNLRAMEHSLSAIIERHEVLRSVYRPVDNGDIAQFLLPHEAVQLPLTDISDLPEIERSATLSQLITKEANLTFNLSQDRMLRAQIIRLAVSEHLLLVTMHHIASDGWSIPILVNELNNHYTSFAAGHRSNLLPLKIQYSDFADWQANHTGKQLLERQLEYWREQLVDLPAVHNLPLDRPRKAVFRSPSRKVTHRIEQSIVDRLTSIAQEENATLFMVLSAVFTCLMYRYSGDKDIVFGSPVANREASGTEGIVGFFVNTLVIRTQLEGDPNFHSLLCTIRETLLEAYEHQQVPFEQLVDTLKPDRSLSYTPLFQIMLALQNNVTGEFSLPGLKLTPFDEAPSNNIAKYDLTVNMVEGKDGLIIHWEYAVDLFDAETITRMSEHFGRMVESVVHSPSTPISHLPYLTKTEIAEAVDNPCVNDKEYDVDAPLARLFESQSAIHPGAIAVRMGATALTYGELNKKANRLARMLQLQGVTNGDLIGLCMYRSYELITAMLAILKAGAAYVPLDPSYPEERLHTMIEVGHLTLVIATRDTVNVIGNSSCKVLELEAFEDLDHLCEEDLTDSETTSTPNDLAYVCFTSGSTGLPKGVMTEQRSVASLVKSGAFIPLSKATKSLQISSISFDAATFEIWAPLLNGGELILYPEDIFDLKCMNSEIERHGVNTIFLTASLFEHWSRALPPSTSLKFLLAGGDIVNFDAVHRVYKHFPEIQIYNGYGPTETTTFCSCYPFPRNGKFERGAPIGARPPRSSTSYSCSTPHANLIVLDEKQQIVPQGVIGELYVAGNGLTRGYIGQAELSREKLIEIALTSPKKQKLYRTGDFVRWQNNGTLEFVGRKDYQVKVRGFRIELPEIEQALRCDPDVQDAVVTVQDEKNHLEAYLLFAPSTGSNDNAAIGKSVRNRLRKTLPDYMIPAVLHVVDSFPLNKNGKVDRGRLATLDTPRRLGATHEAPETPAQATLATIWGEVLGHQEIGIREAFFDIGGNSLTATKMVAKVREYFGVDLPLRAVFEHQTIDELSGIIEQSESQALDKVVATGGSNNWPLSYSQNRLWLIDKISPGSIQYNMPIAMEMVGSLSVPALNYALNQILSRHQILRTTYHDLPEKGVRQIVQKAQPVPLEIHDFSIYEKKTRRQKLKSVAADEAMKPFHLDRDLMLRAELVRLESDHHVLLVNMHHIASDGWSISVLTNELGILYRDFITGNSSLKPLELQYPDYAVWQRKRLQGEYLAKKLDFWKRTLEGTPPLHQLPLDFPRPAASSFKGANFYQKINTVKLAKLQALANAHSTTLFMLLQTAFACLIARYSGEEDVVIGSPIANREQNELAPLVGFFVNTLALRTRLDGNPLFSELLTRNRAHILEAYEHQQVPFEMLVEELKLERSLSHNPLFQIMFSLQNNEQQELSLGDLTLDYIQPEWPIAKFDLNLTASETQDGLALVWEYATDLFMEDSIRRMADCFAVLLDSILTTPNIPISELPLLSEKAKGNYFEIVSGYRDDTVEPICLHKFVELHAANKPNSIAVVFGDDHLTYGELELRANRIAHCLIARGVIPDDRVGLLLERSLDMVAGILAIWKVGAAYVPYDTDYTDAIIAERIRATAPCQVVASTATLRHLQEVPAVVLDKDNFGGYPDTAPEVTVTPDNLAYVLSTSGSTGEPKMIGMSHRPLVNLLRTMHWDAPALGSPMTTLQFASIGFDMSFTDIGLALLHGGRVVMIDSATRLNLDRLVELICRQSVTVMNLPYSLLQALTTEVLERDLFLEQVKVILSTAEQLKITPQIRTFFKRHQHIQLINHYGPSETHVCTTHLLSGQSKTWPELPSIGRPIANIDAHVLDAHLKPVPIGVVGELHIGGVGLSRGYLSRDDLTAKTFLTDPFNTNNKTAKLYKTGDRVRYRADGTLEYLGRLDTQVKLRGFRIELGAIETALSGHSAVRDNCVLVDENSQQLVSFVVSKKESGLEMTLRQHLKSLLPDYMIPTAIVLLDDLPLNSSGKVDRKKLSQYELSDLLNTGYVKPETDTEIRLCNLWQKLLGRDCIGVKDNFFAIGGHSLLATRLITEAQSIWAIDLSIKSAFDYQTVRDLAQFIDEENRLNQLTQNTDIRTRGEETWEI; from the coding sequence ATGAAAAATCAAACATCTGAGTTATCTCTAGAAGAAAAGCGAGAGCGTTTAAAGCGGGCTCTTATCAAGCGAACAGCAAGTTCCGCTCGTACAAAGCTACCGCCTATTGAACCCCGTACCAATCGATTGATGTCACAACTGTCTTTCGCTCAAAGAAGATTATGGTTAATTGACCAGATTGATGGCCCTTCAAGTAAGTATAATATTGCAGCAGTCTTCCACTTAGATGGAGACCTCAATCTTCGAGCAATGGAGCATTCTCTGTCTGCTATTATTGAGCGGCATGAAGTTCTGCGCAGTGTATATCGTCCTGTTGATAATGGAGACATTGCGCAGTTTCTACTACCTCATGAGGCAGTTCAACTACCTCTGACTGATATCTCCGATCTACCAGAAATCGAACGGTCGGCAACCTTATCGCAACTAATTACTAAAGAGGCAAACTTAACCTTTAATCTCTCCCAGGACCGTATGCTTCGTGCTCAAATTATTCGACTAGCAGTTTCAGAGCATCTACTTCTTGTCACAATGCATCACATTGCGTCGGACGGCTGGTCTATTCCGATCCTAGTCAACGAACTTAACAATCATTACACCTCCTTCGCAGCTGGTCACCGAAGTAATCTTCTCCCACTAAAAATCCAATATTCAGACTTTGCGGACTGGCAAGCTAATCATACTGGAAAGCAACTGCTGGAACGTCAATTGGAGTATTGGAGAGAGCAGTTAGTAGATCTCCCAGCAGTACACAACTTACCACTTGATCGACCACGCAAAGCTGTCTTTAGGAGCCCCTCTAGAAAGGTTACTCACCGGATTGAACAGTCAATTGTTGATAGGTTGACCAGTATTGCACAAGAAGAAAATGCCACTTTATTCATGGTTTTAAGTGCAGTTTTTACTTGCCTAATGTATCGATATTCTGGTGATAAAGATATCGTTTTTGGTAGTCCAGTGGCTAATCGAGAAGCGTCTGGTACAGAGGGAATCGTAGGCTTTTTTGTCAACACTTTGGTTATTAGAACCCAATTGGAAGGTGACCCCAATTTTCATAGTTTGCTATGCACTATTCGCGAAACACTGCTTGAGGCTTATGAACACCAGCAAGTTCCTTTCGAGCAGCTTGTAGATACCTTAAAGCCAGATAGAAGTCTGAGTTACACCCCCTTATTTCAAATAATGCTGGCACTTCAAAACAATGTTACTGGTGAATTTTCATTACCTGGACTCAAACTGACCCCTTTCGATGAGGCCCCTAGTAATAATATTGCAAAGTATGACCTGACTGTAAATATGGTCGAAGGCAAAGACGGTCTCATTATTCATTGGGAGTACGCAGTTGATTTGTTTGATGCTGAGACAATCACACGAATGAGTGAACATTTTGGTCGAATGGTCGAATCTGTGGTTCACTCTCCTAGCACTCCAATCAGTCACTTGCCATACTTAACAAAAACAGAAATTGCTGAAGCTGTAGACAACCCATGTGTTAACGATAAGGAGTACGATGTTGACGCACCTTTAGCACGCCTTTTTGAAAGTCAATCAGCTATCCATCCGGGGGCAATAGCGGTTCGAATGGGCGCTACGGCTCTCACCTATGGAGAACTGAATAAAAAGGCAAATCGTCTTGCTCGGATGTTGCAGTTGCAAGGAGTCACCAATGGAGATCTTATTGGCCTCTGTATGTATCGCTCTTACGAGCTCATCACCGCTATGCTGGCCATCCTAAAGGCTGGGGCTGCTTATGTTCCACTAGATCCTTCCTATCCTGAAGAACGCTTACATACCATGATCGAAGTCGGTCACTTGACTTTAGTGATCGCTACACGAGACACCGTAAATGTAATCGGTAATTCCTCCTGTAAAGTTCTTGAACTTGAGGCTTTTGAAGATCTAGATCACCTATGTGAAGAAGATCTTACTGATAGCGAAACGACTTCAACACCGAATGATCTCGCATACGTTTGCTTTACCTCTGGCTCAACTGGTCTCCCCAAGGGGGTAATGACAGAGCAACGCTCTGTGGCCAGTTTGGTTAAGAGCGGGGCCTTCATTCCACTTAGTAAGGCCACAAAATCCTTACAGATTTCATCAATTTCTTTCGATGCCGCTACATTCGAAATATGGGCTCCCCTACTTAACGGTGGTGAGCTCATTTTATACCCTGAAGACATCTTTGACCTAAAGTGTATGAATTCAGAAATTGAGCGCCATGGTGTCAATACAATATTCCTCACAGCATCTCTTTTCGAGCACTGGAGTCGAGCTTTACCACCGTCAACTTCGTTAAAATTCCTTCTTGCTGGTGGGGATATTGTTAATTTTGATGCGGTTCACAGAGTTTACAAACATTTCCCTGAAATCCAAATTTATAATGGCTACGGCCCCACAGAGACTACCACATTCTGTAGTTGCTACCCCTTCCCACGTAATGGCAAATTTGAACGTGGCGCACCTATTGGTGCTCGTCCACCACGAAGCTCTACATCGTATTCTTGCAGCACACCTCACGCCAACCTGATCGTTCTGGACGAAAAACAACAAATAGTCCCTCAGGGAGTGATTGGGGAGTTATATGTAGCCGGTAACGGCCTAACTCGAGGATATATTGGACAAGCTGAGTTGAGCCGCGAAAAGTTAATTGAAATTGCTCTCACCTCACCCAAGAAACAAAAGCTCTACCGAACAGGCGACTTTGTTCGCTGGCAAAACAATGGTACTTTGGAGTTCGTCGGGCGGAAGGATTACCAAGTAAAAGTCCGTGGTTTTCGTATCGAACTCCCTGAGATCGAGCAGGCTCTGCGTTGTGACCCTGACGTACAAGACGCAGTAGTGACAGTGCAAGATGAGAAAAATCACTTAGAAGCCTATCTACTTTTCGCTCCGTCTACAGGCTCCAATGATAATGCAGCGATAGGGAAATCCGTCCGTAATCGACTTCGCAAAACCCTGCCTGACTACATGATACCTGCGGTTCTACATGTAGTGGACAGCTTCCCTTTAAATAAGAACGGCAAGGTAGACCGGGGCCGCTTAGCTACCTTGGATACTCCTAGACGGCTGGGTGCCACCCACGAAGCGCCAGAGACTCCAGCTCAAGCCACTCTCGCCACAATCTGGGGAGAGGTTCTGGGGCACCAGGAAATTGGCATCCGAGAAGCCTTCTTCGACATCGGTGGAAACTCCCTAACAGCAACAAAGATGGTGGCAAAGGTCCGCGAGTATTTTGGCGTGGATCTACCCTTACGTGCGGTTTTTGAACACCAAACTATCGACGAGCTGTCCGGGATAATTGAGCAATCCGAATCCCAAGCACTTGACAAAGTCGTTGCAACTGGAGGTTCAAACAACTGGCCTCTGTCGTATTCCCAAAATCGCCTCTGGCTTATCGATAAAATCTCACCTGGCAGCATCCAGTACAATATGCCTATTGCTATGGAGATGGTTGGATCGCTTTCTGTTCCCGCTCTTAATTATGCTCTGAATCAAATTCTATCACGACACCAGATTCTGCGTACTACCTATCACGACCTCCCAGAAAAAGGGGTTCGGCAAATTGTTCAGAAAGCTCAGCCAGTACCCCTTGAGATTCATGACTTTTCAATTTATGAAAAAAAGACACGTCGACAAAAACTAAAATCTGTTGCCGCCGATGAGGCAATGAAACCTTTCCACCTTGACCGTGACCTAATGTTAAGAGCGGAACTAGTCCGACTCGAAAGCGATCATCATGTCTTACTAGTAAACATGCATCACATTGCCTCTGACGGCTGGTCCATCAGCGTTTTAACAAATGAGCTAGGTATACTATATCGTGATTTTATCACTGGTAACTCCTCCCTAAAGCCGTTAGAGCTACAATATCCAGACTATGCAGTATGGCAACGGAAACGATTACAAGGAGAGTACCTAGCTAAAAAATTAGATTTTTGGAAACGTACTCTTGAAGGGACTCCCCCCCTGCACCAGCTCCCCCTTGACTTCCCAAGACCAGCAGCTTCCAGTTTCAAAGGGGCAAACTTCTACCAAAAAATTAATACGGTAAAACTTGCAAAGTTGCAAGCCCTAGCCAATGCACATAGCACAACTTTATTTATGTTATTGCAAACGGCTTTCGCTTGTCTCATTGCCCGATACTCAGGCGAGGAAGATGTAGTTATCGGCTCGCCCATTGCTAACCGAGAACAGAATGAGTTGGCCCCTCTTGTTGGATTCTTCGTAAACACTCTTGCTTTGCGTACTCGTCTTGACGGCAACCCGTTATTCTCCGAACTGTTAACACGCAACAGGGCTCATATTCTTGAAGCATATGAACATCAACAAGTGCCCTTTGAGATGCTCGTAGAGGAGCTAAAGCTCGAGCGTAGCCTAAGTCACAACCCATTATTTCAGATAATGTTTTCCCTGCAAAACAACGAACAACAGGAATTATCCCTGGGTGATTTAACCTTAGATTACATCCAGCCGGAATGGCCTATTGCCAAGTTCGACCTCAATCTGACAGCTTCTGAAACGCAAGATGGGCTTGCCCTGGTTTGGGAATACGCTACAGATCTGTTTATGGAAGATAGCATCCGAAGAATGGCAGATTGTTTCGCCGTTTTATTGGACAGTATTCTTACAACACCAAATATTCCCATATCTGAACTCCCTCTTTTATCTGAAAAAGCCAAGGGTAACTATTTTGAGATTGTGAGTGGGTATCGAGACGATACGGTTGAACCAATTTGTCTGCATAAATTTGTTGAGCTTCATGCTGCAAACAAACCGAATTCAATTGCTGTTGTTTTTGGTGATGACCATTTGACTTATGGAGAGTTAGAACTACGCGCAAATCGAATCGCCCATTGTCTAATTGCCCGTGGAGTCATTCCCGATGATCGAGTGGGTCTACTCCTAGAGCGCTCGCTGGACATGGTGGCCGGAATCCTGGCTATTTGGAAAGTTGGAGCCGCATACGTTCCATATGACACAGATTATACCGATGCGATTATTGCCGAACGTATACGTGCAACCGCACCGTGTCAGGTAGTTGCCTCAACAGCCACTCTCAGGCATCTCCAGGAAGTACCTGCAGTAGTATTAGATAAGGATAATTTTGGAGGTTATCCTGACACTGCTCCCGAGGTTACTGTAACCCCTGACAACTTAGCTTATGTATTGTCGACCTCTGGATCTACTGGTGAACCCAAGATGATCGGCATGTCCCATCGTCCGCTAGTTAACCTTCTCCGCACAATGCACTGGGATGCCCCTGCACTTGGTAGTCCTATGACCACCCTCCAGTTTGCTTCGATCGGCTTCGATATGAGCTTTACTGATATTGGCTTAGCACTTTTACATGGTGGTCGTGTAGTTATGATAGATTCAGCCACCCGGCTTAATCTGGACCGCCTAGTAGAATTGATATGCCGTCAATCAGTGACAGTAATGAATCTGCCCTACTCACTACTCCAAGCATTAACCACTGAGGTTCTGGAGCGAGATTTATTTTTGGAGCAGGTAAAAGTAATCCTATCTACTGCCGAGCAACTGAAGATTACTCCTCAGATCCGCACATTCTTTAAACGCCATCAACATATCCAACTAATCAATCACTACGGTCCTTCAGAGACTCATGTATGTACGACACATTTGTTGTCAGGCCAAAGCAAGACATGGCCTGAATTACCGTCTATTGGTCGCCCGATAGCAAATATAGATGCTCATGTCTTGGACGCGCACCTAAAGCCTGTTCCCATTGGCGTCGTTGGGGAGCTACACATTGGCGGTGTTGGATTATCACGCGGCTATCTTTCTCGAGATGATCTAACAGCAAAAACATTCCTAACCGACCCGTTTAACACTAACAATAAGACGGCCAAACTTTACAAGACTGGAGATCGCGTCCGCTATCGAGCCGACGGCACTTTGGAATATCTGGGAAGACTAGATACTCAGGTGAAACTACGAGGCTTCCGTATAGAGCTAGGAGCTATAGAAACTGCTCTCTCCGGTCATTCTGCAGTTCGCGATAACTGTGTATTAGTAGATGAGAATAGTCAACAGCTGGTGTCATTTGTAGTGTCAAAGAAAGAGTCAGGATTAGAAATGACCTTACGTCAACACCTAAAATCGCTATTGCCTGACTACATGATTCCCACGGCCATCGTATTACTGGATGACCTACCTCTAAATAGCAGTGGCAAAGTCGACCGGAAAAAGCTCTCTCAGTACGAACTAAGTGATCTGCTGAACACCGGATATGTAAAGCCAGAAACTGATACGGAAATTCGACTGTGTAACCTATGGCAGAAATTGCTTGGCCGAGATTGTATTGGAGTCAAGGACAATTTCTTTGCTATCGGCGGACATTCTCTACTTGCCACACGATTAATTACTGAAGCCCAGTCCATATGGGCAATCGACCTATCAATTAAATCTGCGTTTGATTACCAAACAGTAAGAGACCTCGCTCAATTCATCGACGAGGAAAACCGCCTGAACCAACTCACACAGAACACGGACATTCGTACAAGGGGAGAGGAAACATGGGAAATTTGA
- a CDS encoding phytanoyl-CoA dioxygenase family protein yields the protein MGNLSIADQVKQDGLSIHRQCFSSEEIVAINEHIARYIEEPHPGIVREDDRKSIRGIHGPHLYDNFFRQLVADPRLLGPAEEFLGEPCYVHQFKINMKQRMKGEAWPWHQDYIFWKNGDGIPRPNLINVAILLNDVDMLHGPLCLIPGSHKFGDLSESSKNTGDWEQDLSKDLTYQIGHADIDRLVRDNGVKYLTGEAGDVALFDPMVAHSSSVNLSPQDRVLLIVTYNTTSNTPRPDHNKPRPEFLSARDFRPLHQIANRRVTDQVIEPVFHELVGVEDGN from the coding sequence ATGGGAAATTTGAGTATTGCGGATCAAGTAAAACAGGATGGGCTCTCTATTCATCGCCAATGCTTCAGTTCTGAGGAAATTGTTGCAATCAATGAGCACATTGCGCGCTATATTGAAGAACCCCATCCGGGAATAGTTCGTGAAGATGACCGAAAATCAATACGAGGTATCCATGGTCCACATCTTTACGATAATTTCTTTAGGCAATTGGTGGCCGACCCTAGACTCCTTGGACCAGCTGAGGAATTCCTCGGTGAGCCATGTTATGTGCATCAATTTAAAATTAATATGAAACAACGGATGAAAGGTGAGGCTTGGCCCTGGCATCAGGACTATATTTTTTGGAAAAATGGGGATGGTATTCCTCGTCCAAATCTAATTAATGTTGCGATTCTATTGAATGATGTAGATATGTTACACGGCCCACTCTGCTTAATACCTGGCAGCCATAAATTTGGAGATCTCTCTGAATCCTCAAAAAATACAGGTGATTGGGAGCAGGACCTATCCAAAGATTTGACTTACCAAATCGGTCATGCTGATATCGATCGTCTGGTTCGCGATAATGGCGTCAAGTACCTTACGGGGGAGGCAGGCGATGTGGCCCTTTTTGATCCGATGGTGGCCCATTCTTCCTCTGTGAATCTTTCACCTCAAGACCGAGTCCTACTTATCGTTACCTATAACACAACCTCAAATACTCCAAGGCCAGATCACAACAAGCCACGTCCAGAGTTTCTCAGTGCAAGGGATTTTCGACCTCTTCATCAAATCGCCAATCGCCGCGTAACTGACCAAGTGATTGAACCTGTTTTTCATGAGTTGGTGGGAGTGGAAGATGGGAATTAA